One region of Diabrotica undecimpunctata isolate CICGRU chromosome 6, icDiaUnde3, whole genome shotgun sequence genomic DNA includes:
- the LOC140444553 gene encoding uncharacterized protein: protein MVRNYIRKSSTGKGYTKESLKIALSAIKSGQMTLYRATKVYTIPRSTLHDHLKGRRGQKSSSYGRTQDIPQQEEEKLANGLRTMEKWGFGLSRKEVLQVVADFVKENNIKTQFKDGKPGEDWFLNFKRRHNLSIKKPQSVEFARKKNLDPFLIYNYFDLLENVIEELGLQERPSQIWNLDESSFCTDPSKTKIVGQRGAPSTRTISGPGKQNTTVLMCCSASGKKAPPLIVFKGKHVWDQWTAPRGTEFLDTTYAATPKGWMETTVFRNYFENSFLKFIGSERPVLVIYDGHASHLGADVINIAVENHITILKLPPRTSHVLQPLDLCVFKSLKTRWHAKLVEWQRRNVGAAVTKSMFSKMIGEIWQETRPEILVRYNKAVTNISPILSGVPQGSILGPTLYLLYTADIPIRVNSTTATYADDTMIMASSSVPVTACQNLQNHLNELEKWLKLWWVKVNGSKSAHITFTLRKESK from the exons ATGGTGAGAAATTACATTCGCAAAAGTAGCACGGGCAAAGGATATACGAAAGAGAGTTTAAAAATTGCACTGTCGGCAATTAAATCTGGGCAAATGACTTTATACCGAGCTACTAAAGTGTACACAATTCCAAGAAGTACTCTCCATGATCACCTTAAAGGTAGGAGAGGACAAAAAAGTTCCAGCTATGGAAGAACTCAGGACATTCCTcaacaggaagaagaaaaactagcAAATGGCCTTCGTACTATGGAAAAATGGGGTTTTGGCCTTTCTAGAAAAGAAGTGTTGCAGGTTGTAGCTGACTTCGTCAAAGAGAATAACATTAAGACACAGTTTAAAGATGGTAAACCAGGAGAAGATTGGTTTCTTAATTTCAAGCGTAGACATAACCTCTCTATTAAAAAACCCCAGAGTGTTGAATTTGCTAGAAAAAAAAACCTTGACCCATTCCTGATCTACAACTATTTTGATTTACTTGAAAACGTTATAGAAGAACTTGGTTTACAAGAACGCCCGTCGCAAATTTGGAACTTGGATGAAAGCAGTTTTTGCACAGATCcgtcaaaaacaaaaattgtcggACAAAGGGGAGCTCCATCCACAAGAACTATTAGTGGGCCTGGCAAACAAAATACAACTGTTCTTATGTGCTGCAGCGCAAGTGGCAAAAAAGCACCTCCGCTTATTGTCTTCAAAGGTAAACATGTTTGGGACCAGTGGACTGCTCCGCGTGGCACGGAGTTTTTAGATACTACCTATGCTGCCACTCCTAAAGGGTGGATGGAGACAACTGTATTTAGAaactattttgaaaacagttttttaaagtttattggTTCAGAACGACCGGTATTAGTAATTTACGACGGACACGCGAGTCATCTTGGAGCAGATGTCATAAATATAGCTGTTGAAAACCATATTACGATACTTAAGCTCCCTCCTCGCACCAGTCATGTACTCCAGCCCTTAGATTTGTGTGTATTTAAATCACTGAAGACCCGTTGGCATGCTAAACTTGTTGAATGGCAGAGAAGAAATGTGGGGGCCGCTGTAACAAAAAGTATGTTTTccaagatgataggagaaatatggcaGGAAACCAGGCCCGAAATATTA GTCAGATACAATAAAGCAGTAACAAACATATCTCCAATTTTATCGGGAGTACCTCAGGGTAGTATATTGGGACCAACTTTATACTTACTCTATACAGCAGATATTCCCATAAGAGTAAACAGCACAACTGCTacctatgcagatgatactatgATAATGGCTTCTAGCTCGGTTCCTGTTACAGCCTGTCAAAATTTACAAAATCATTTAAATGAACTAGAGAAATGGTTAAAACTGTGGTGGGTTAAAGTCAATGGTAGTAAATCAGCACATATAACATTTACTTTACGCAAAGAGAGT aaatag